In Bacillus sp. DX3.1, the following proteins share a genomic window:
- the bioA gene encoding adenosylmethionine--8-amino-7-oxononanoate transaminase: MTVSSNTSKETTYTYEELAEKNKAYVWHPFTQMKDYLAEDPVIIERGEGRKLYDVNGNGYWDGVSSIWLNVHGHHVPELDDAIREQLNKIAHSTMLGLANVPSILLAEKVIEVVPEGLKKVFYSDSGSTAVEIAIKMAFQYWQHKGKPEKQKFITLKEAYHGDTIGAVSVGAIDLFHQVYSSLLFDAIKMPYPYTYRSPYGDDKEQIVRKHLEEMEELLKEKHNEVAAIIVEPLMQGAGGMITMPKGYLKGLRDLCTTYNVLFITDEVATGFGRTGKMFACEHEGVTPDILTAGKGLTGGYLPVAITVTTDEIYDAFLGDCEEQKTFFHGHSYTGNPLGCAVAIANLELYEKTNLVEGVSHKAVYVEKQLEALYAYKHVGDIRQCGLMIGIELVKNKETKESFDWTERVGVEVCKRSRELGMILRPLGNTIVFMPPLASTIEEIDEMIRILYQAIADVTEGE; this comes from the coding sequence GTGACTGTTAGTAGTAATACAAGTAAAGAAACAACTTATACATATGAAGAGTTGGCTGAGAAAAACAAAGCGTATGTATGGCATCCGTTTACGCAAATGAAAGATTATTTAGCGGAAGATCCCGTTATTATTGAGCGGGGAGAAGGTCGTAAATTATATGACGTAAATGGAAATGGTTATTGGGATGGTGTCTCGTCCATTTGGCTGAATGTTCATGGACATCATGTACCAGAATTAGATGATGCAATTCGTGAACAATTAAATAAAATTGCACATTCTACCATGCTGGGACTTGCCAATGTACCATCGATTTTACTTGCAGAAAAAGTCATTGAAGTTGTTCCAGAGGGATTGAAAAAAGTATTCTATTCGGATTCTGGTTCTACAGCTGTCGAAATTGCGATAAAAATGGCTTTTCAATATTGGCAGCATAAGGGGAAACCTGAGAAACAAAAATTTATTACATTAAAAGAAGCGTATCATGGTGACACAATTGGTGCTGTATCGGTAGGTGCAATTGACTTGTTTCACCAAGTGTACAGTTCGCTCTTATTCGATGCGATAAAAATGCCATATCCATATACATACCGTTCTCCTTACGGAGATGATAAAGAACAAATTGTTCGAAAACATTTGGAAGAAATGGAAGAGCTATTAAAAGAAAAACATAACGAGGTTGCGGCAATTATTGTTGAGCCGTTAATGCAAGGTGCAGGCGGCATGATTACAATGCCAAAAGGTTATTTAAAAGGACTTCGTGATCTTTGTACAACATATAATGTTCTATTTATTACAGATGAAGTGGCGACAGGATTTGGCCGTACTGGAAAAATGTTTGCTTGTGAACATGAAGGTGTTACTCCTGATATTTTAACAGCAGGAAAAGGCTTAACAGGCGGATATTTACCAGTGGCAATTACTGTAACGACAGATGAAATTTACGATGCTTTTTTAGGTGATTGTGAAGAACAGAAAACATTTTTCCATGGACATAGTTATACAGGAAATCCACTAGGCTGCGCAGTGGCCATAGCAAACTTAGAACTTTATGAAAAAACGAATCTTGTAGAAGGTGTTTCGCATAAAGCGGTATATGTGGAAAAACAATTGGAAGCACTTTATGCATACAAGCATGTCGGGGATATTCGTCAGTGTGGGCTGATGATTGGAATTGAACTCGTGAAAAATAAAGAAACGAAAGAGTCGTTTGATTGGACAGAGCGAGTAGGAGTGGAAGTATGTAAGCGATCTAGAGAATTGGGAATGATTTTACGCCCGCTTGGTAACACGATTGTGTTTATGCCGCCGCTAGCATCTACGATAGAAGAGATTGATGAAATGATTCGCATTTTATATCAAGCAATTGCAGATGTTACGGAGGGAGAATAA
- the nhaC gene encoding Na+/H+ antiporter NhaC, with translation MITKIESILLTLLIFFCIGFSVIALQASPHIPILFSIIVLLAFGFIKKISWSDMETGMKNSISAGIPSIFIFLLVGVLISVWIAAGTIPTLMVYGFQLVSPKFFVPTVFVVCAIVGTSIGSAFTTAATVGLAFMGMGSVLGYDPALVAGAIVSGAFFGDKMSPLSDTTNLAPAVTGVDLFEHIRNMLWTTIPAFIIAFIAFFILGSGASGNVEFSAFTKVLEENTIISIFTLIPILLLFVLAFKRVPAVPTLLAGIVAGIIILFIFKPSTSLAELMKVMQDGYVSQTGIKDIDSLLTRGGLQSMMMSIALIFLALCMGGLLQGMGIIAQLMNIIANFVKTSARLIISTAATAIGVNFLLGEQYLSIVLTGQAFANKYDEVGLKRRNLSRVLEDAGTVINPLVPWGVSGVFLASVLNVPTIEYVPYAIFCLACPVVTIIVGFTGFGLSWKKEKSVSMS, from the coding sequence ATGATTACAAAAATCGAATCTATTCTTTTAACACTTTTGATCTTTTTCTGTATTGGCTTTAGTGTAATTGCATTACAAGCATCACCGCACATTCCTATTTTATTTAGTATTATCGTATTACTTGCATTTGGATTCATAAAAAAAATATCTTGGTCTGATATGGAAACTGGAATGAAAAACAGTATTTCAGCTGGTATTCCATCCATTTTCATTTTTTTACTCGTTGGTGTATTAATTAGTGTTTGGATTGCAGCTGGGACAATTCCAACTTTAATGGTATACGGTTTCCAGCTTGTATCTCCAAAATTTTTCGTACCTACAGTCTTTGTTGTTTGTGCAATTGTTGGAACAAGTATTGGTAGTGCCTTTACAACAGCAGCAACAGTAGGACTTGCCTTTATGGGAATGGGTAGCGTTCTTGGCTACGACCCAGCTCTTGTTGCTGGTGCAATTGTTTCCGGTGCTTTCTTCGGAGATAAAATGTCTCCTTTATCTGATACAACAAACTTAGCACCTGCTGTAACAGGAGTGGATTTGTTTGAACATATTCGCAATATGCTTTGGACAACAATTCCCGCTTTCATTATCGCTTTTATCGCTTTTTTCATTCTAGGAAGCGGTGCTTCTGGGAATGTTGAATTCTCTGCCTTTACGAAAGTATTAGAAGAGAATACGATTATTTCGATTTTCACACTCATTCCTATTCTATTACTGTTCGTACTTGCTTTTAAAAGAGTACCAGCTGTTCCAACTTTACTTGCTGGAATTGTAGCTGGAATTATCATCTTATTTATTTTCAAACCAAGTACATCTCTTGCTGAATTAATGAAAGTGATGCAAGATGGATATGTATCTCAGACAGGTATAAAAGATATTGATAGTTTATTAACACGCGGTGGTTTACAAAGTATGATGATGTCAATTGCACTTATTTTTCTAGCTCTTTGTATGGGTGGATTATTACAAGGAATGGGCATTATCGCACAGCTTATGAACATCATTGCTAATTTTGTTAAAACGAGTGCACGTTTAATTATTTCTACTGCAGCAACAGCAATTGGTGTTAACTTCTTACTTGGTGAGCAATACTTATCCATTGTATTAACAGGGCAAGCATTTGCGAACAAATACGATGAAGTCGGACTAAAACGTCGCAATTTATCACGCGTGTTAGAAGATGCTGGTACAGTAATTAATCCGCTTGTACCATGGGGTGTAAGTGGTGTCTTTTTAGCAAGTGTACTAAACGTTCCAACAATTGAGTACGTCCCATACGCAATCTTCTGCCTGGCTTGTCCAGTTGTGACAATCATTGTTGGATTTACAGGCTTTGGCCTTTCATGGAAAAAAGAAAAATCAGTATCAATGTCTTAA